TCTCCTTGTCCTTGATGCCGAGCGCCTTCGCATCCTCGGGGTTGATCTCGATCCAGCCGGTCGGAACCTCGGCATCGAGGGTCGCGGAGCGACGGGTCATGGTGCCGGTGTGCCAGTGCCAGAGGACACGGCCGGTCGTGAGCACGAACGGATACTCCGCGTCGGGGACTTCCGCCGGCGGTTTCCACTCGATCGGGGTGAAGACGCCCAGACCGTCGGGGTGGGCGAACTTCGCCGTGTGCAGGATCGGGGTTCCCGGGTGGTCTGCGGACGGGCAGGGCCAGTGGAGCGCTTCGGGCTTGCTGAGCCGCTCGTAGTTCATGCCGTGGTAGGACGGGGTGACTGCGGCGACCTCGTTGAAGATCTCCTCGGCGCTCTGGTAGGGGAACTGCTTCGCGTAGCCCATCTTTGCGGCGAGTTCGCTGATGATCTGCCAGTCTTCCTTCGCCTCTCCGGGCGGGTCCTGGGCCTTGCGCCACATCTGGACACGGCGCTCGGTAGAGGTCTGGGTGCCGTTCCGCTCCGCGTAGCAGGCGGCGGGGAGGACAACATCGGCCATCTCAGCGGTCTCGGTCAGGAAGATATCCTGGACGACCAGGAACTCGAGGTTCTCGATGGCGTGCTTGACGTGGGTCAGGTCGGGGTCGGAGAGCATCGGGTTCTCGCCCATGATGTACATGCACTTGAGTTCGCCGGGCTTGTCGGTCAGGACATCCATCATGACGGTGACCTCGTAGCCGTTCTTGGGCTCGCAGATGCCGTCGGGGAAGCCCCAGGCGTCGGCGAACTTCTTGTGGGCGGCCTCGTCGATGACCTTCTGGTAGCCGGTGAAGACGACCGGGAGCGCTCCCATGTCGCAGGCGCCCTGCACGTTGTTCTGGCCACGGAGCGCGTTCACGCCGGCGCCGGGCTTGCCCAGGTTGCCGGTGAGCATCTGGATGTTCGCGACCGACTTGACGTTGTCGACGCCGACGGTGTGCTGGGTGATGCCCATCGAGTAGAGGATCGCGCCGGGCTTTGTCGTGCCGAACCACTCTGCAGCGGTCTTGAGGCTCTCGACGGGGATGCCGGAGATCTTCGAGACGTTCTCAAGGCTGTAGGCGTCCTTCATGACGACCTCCTTGAGTTTCTCGTAGTCCTTCGTGCGGTTCGCGACGAACTCCTTGTCCTCCCAGCCGTTCTTGATGATCTGCTGCATCATGCAGTTGAGGATGGCGACATCACTGCCGGACACAAACGGCATGTAAAGGTCGGCCTGCCGGGCGGTCGCGGTGTAGCGCGGGTCGGCGTAGATGACCTTCGCGCCCTTCTGCTTCGCCTGGACGATCTTGCGGCCGATGAGCGGGTGCTGCTCGAAGGTGTTGGACCCGAGGACGAAGACGCACTTCGAGTCGGCGATGTCGAGGATGGAGTTGGTCATCGCACCGGAGCCGAAGGCGGCGGCAAGGCCGGCGACGGTGGATGCGTGGCAGAGCCGGGCGCAGTGGTCGATGTGCCGGGACTTCATGACGCCGCGGGCGAACTTCATCAGCAGGTAGTTCTCTTCGTTCGAGACCCGGGCGGATGAAAGCGCCGCGAACTCGTCGGGCTTGTACGACTTGAACTTCTGTGCGATCAGGTTGTAGGCTTCGTCCCAGGTCGCCTCGACGAATTTGCCGTCTTTCTTGATGAGCGGCTTGGTCAGGCGGTCCGGGCTGTTCACGAACTCATGAGCATAGGTTCCCTTGGGGCAGACCTTCCCCTCGTTCACGGGCGAACGGCGGTAGGGTGCGGTTCCAACTACCTTGCCGTCCTTCACGACGAGGTTGAAACTGCAGCCTGTTCCGCAGTAGGGACATGTTGTAGCTACGTACTCCAACGTCATATTTTTATCACCTCTATGGCGAACCGAATATCTGATGTTAAGCTACTTAAATTATATTAGTTAACGGGATCTGTCCACTCTGTCGCCGGCAGCACTGGCTGGCGAATAACAATCCGCGTCCTTTGTTTGGGTTTTTACGTGAGTGGGAATCATCTGAACACAGACATCGATGCCGATCGAGGCCAGACACAAGTGTTAAACCAATGCCCGGGCGGCGTCCTGGTGAGCCGTTCGCAGGAAGGGTGATCGCCCGGGACCGGCGTGAGAACGGCAGGGCAGGCAAAAAAGCGGGTGCTCTCCGGGGCACCCCTCCTGTGGGTTGAAATGACCTCTGGGCCGCCCATTCCCATTTGAGGGGAGATGTTATTATTGGTGGAAACCTACACATTTCGCACAGTTGCACAGGGAGAGAGGCGCCATCATGAAGAAGACACTCATTGTTCCGCCGATGCTCGTCGACCTGGTGGCGAACGCCCTGGCGTCGATGGACGGCGTAAAGTTCACCGATCTCGATGCCTGCCCGTCGTGCGGCGGTCCGGTGACCGGGCACGACCTGCGGGCGAAACGGTTTGCCGTCATGCTCCAGAAAGGAGAGGAACGCCTGATCCGGGTCTACGTGAAGCGTTTTTACTGCCAGCGGTGCGGCACCCTCTGCTACGCAGACGCACCGTTCTATCCCGACACCCGCCTCGCATCGCCCGTCGTCGACCTCTGTCTCCTTCTCGCGCAGCAGATGCCCTTCAACCAGGTGGCACAACACCTCCGGGCGATGGGGATCGTCGTCGATCGGGGAACGATCCGGAATTACGCCTCTCGCGACTTCGGCACGATTCCGGCAACCGAACTCTTCGGCTTCCTTCTACCGCTCTCTCTGCTGAACCTCGCCACCTTCACCCTCGGGCGTGAGCGCCGTCCCATCGCGGGGGCAGAAGCGCTCGCCGCCTGCGGTTTCCCATCCGCAGGCCGGGCAGCGCCTCACGACGGGGGAGCGCCCGAAGAGCGGGATCAGCGGAATGAACAGGAAGAGAAAGAAGAACGGAAAGCCGAGCGCCAGCGATAGGGCCGTGACGGCAACCGATACCGCAAGCAAAAGAAGAGTCAGTTTCCGTCGGCTCGCCGTAGCGCCACCTCCCTGACCGCGTATGCCGGCAGTGCATCAGAGACCTCCCCGATCTCCCCCTCAAGCGTGACGCCGCCCAGTTCACGGGAAAAGAGGTCCGATCCTATCCCGGCCGTGATCACCCGTCCGGCACCGCTCTGGATGAGTGCGCGCTCCACTGCGCGGGCGATCAGCGTTCGCTGGGTCTCCCAGAACTGCCGGGCGATCTCCAGGGCCCCTTCCCTCCCGATCTCCTCGAGATCGGCGCAGACAACCCGGGCGAGTCTCCGGAGCGCCGCTTCCGCGGTCTTCTCGCCGTTATCCGGTGCGGGGGAGGTGTAGTCTTCCGGAGCGATGTGGCCGAGCACGAGGTGCGCGTCGGCGCTTGCGGCGAAGTACTCGGTGCTCACCGGGGTTACCGTTCCGTCCAGCGTCACCGACGACAGGAGCGTTGCAACGTTCGTCCTGAGCATCCCGGTGTAGACGAGGTACTGTTTCTGCAGCCGCCGGGTGTCGGTCAGTCCTTTGAGGTTCTCGAAGCAGTTTAAAGGGATGATGTCGGCGGTGGTGCTCCCCACGTCGAGGAGCACCGCGTCGGCGTACTCCTCCCGGAGGTAGTCGGCCGATGCCAGCCAGTTTGCGGCGGCAAGTGCCGGGACCGGCCGGGTGTGGAACGCCGCGTCGGTGCCGTAGAAGGCGGCGCCGGGGATGACCCCCTGTACGGCCCCGACAATCCACCGGATACCTTCGATCTTGCTCGCAAAGCAGTCCGCGAGCTCTCCGCTCATCACCACGGCAGCAGGACCCGCATACTGTTCGAGGAGCTCGGCGAGCGGCGCGCCCTGCCAGAGCGGACAGTAATGAATATGCACGCCGGCGTCGTCGACGACCTTGAGATTCGCACCGCCGATATCGATGCCGATCATACCCGGCTGATCCTCCCGTCCTTATCGAACCGTACCTTCCCGGAGAGGTGCACCTCTGCCGGCGCTTCGCCGTGCGACGCTTTAACAAGGATGTCGGCGATCTCCTCCCCCATGACCGCCGCGATGCCGACCAGGCTGGTCGTGGGTCTCGGGTTGACGTCCACCACGTAGATGCGGTCGCCGGCGATGATGTCGATCCCGGCGTACCCCTGGCACCCGAGGACGTTCATCGCCCGGACGGCAGTGGCGACGATCTCTTCCTCGCGATCGGGGTGGACGGGCGTCTCGCCCCCGAGGTACCGGAACCTCCCGTCGTCTGCTATGGTGACCTCCTGCCGGTTGACGGCGAGCAGGAGCGGAGGGGTGCCCGTGTAGTACTCGCAGACGTTGCCGGTCACCCGGCTCCCCACGAGGCTCACGCTCAGTGCCTCCCCCTCGACGTACGCCTGTGCGAACTCGCCGGGGCCCGGCTCCTCGTCCGTCAGCCTGACTCCCTGGGCGCCGCAGCCCATGATCGGTTTGACGACCCTCTTCCCCTCGCCGGCATCGGGGGGAACCTCTATCCCGTTCCGGGAGAGGATCGCTGCAGTCCGCTGTTTGTTGGCGCAGACGGCCGCATTCATGCTCCCGCACCCGACGTTGTGGGTGAGCCCTTCGAGGATCTGCGTGTACCGGAAGAGGAGGTGGTCGGGTGCGATGACCAGTCCCACATCGCACCCCGGCGCGAGCCTCCGGATCTCGCCCTCGAAGTCGGCCCCCTCCGGGGTCACTACGTCGTAGCCGCACCTCTCGAAACTCTCGCTTATCGCGGCGAGCATGGCGGCACCCTCGGGCGCAAGCTCGGGGTCGTTGCATACGGAGTATTCGGCGAGAATTGCCTTCATCGTAATAGAGGTTGGCTACAAACGACTTGACCCTGACGATCGGGCAAGTATTTGATGCGCGGGAACCATCCCTATAGACAAGGATGAAGCCGAAGATACTGCTCACCAACGATGATGGGATCACGTCCACGGGACTCTGGGCGGCCTATGAGGCGCTCGCGCCGATCGCGGACGTCACCGTGGTCGCGCCGGCCACCCAGCAGAGCGCCGTAGGGCGGTCGATCTCCATCTTCGAACCTATTCGTGCGAACCGGGTAACGATGAACGGGGTGCCGGCATACTCGGTCGGCGGGAAACCGACCGATTCCGTGATCATCGGGCTGTTCGCGCTGCGCCTGAACCCGGACCTCGTGGTCAGCGGGATCAACATCGGTGAGAACCTCTCCTATGAGTCCATCATGACCTCGGGCACCGTCGGGGCCGCGCTCGAAGCGTCCAACCAGGGAGTGCCGTCCCTCGCCTTCTCTCTGCAGGTGGAGGACCAGGGCGACAAGTTCGACGACCCCTCAAGGATCACGGACCGGTTCTTCGATGCGAAGCGGGTGGTCCGCGAGGTCTGCGAGAGGATTCTTGCAAACGGGTTTCCCGGAAACGCTCACGTCGTCAACGTGAATATTCCCACGCCGGTGCGCGGCGGATACGAGATCACCCGCCTTGCCGAGAAACTCTTCTATACCGGCGTCGAGGAACGCCTCGACCCTCGCGGGCGCCCCTACTACTGGATCGACGGGCCCCTGCACGAGGATGCGGAGGAGGGAACCGACGTGCATGCGGTGCAGAAGGGCAACATCTCCATCACGCCCATCACGCTCGACTGCACTGCGTTTCGTGCCACTGATGAACTCAGGGGCATCTTTGACGGCATGAATATCTGAATGGAAGGAGAAGAATACGTCATGAATGCAGCAGAGCAGGCAGCGTCGAAGCAAAACGCAGGTTACCTGGCGGCCGGTATGGTCGAAGACGGGATGGTCGTCGGCCTCGGCACCGGATCGACCGTCTTCTTTGCGATGGAACGACTGGGCGAGCGGATCGCTACGGACGGCCTTTCCATCGCCGGCGTCCCGACATCCTATCAGGCGGCCATCAGGGCACGCCAGTACGGCATCCCGCTCACGAGCCTCGACGAGCATCCCGAGCTCGATATCGCCATCGACGGGGCCGACCAGGTCGACCCTGCTCTCCGCCTGATCAAGG
This portion of the Methanoculleus oceani genome encodes:
- a CDS encoding ATP-grasp domain-containing protein — encoded protein: MKAILAEYSVCNDPELAPEGAAMLAAISESFERCGYDVVTPEGADFEGEIRRLAPGCDVGLVIAPDHLLFRYTQILEGLTHNVGCGSMNAAVCANKQRTAAILSRNGIEVPPDAGEGKRVVKPIMGCGAQGVRLTDEEPGPGEFAQAYVEGEALSVSLVGSRVTGNVCEYYTGTPPLLLAVNRQEVTIADDGRFRYLGGETPVHPDREEEIVATAVRAMNVLGCQGYAGIDIIAGDRIYVVDVNPRPTTSLVGIAAVMGEEIADILVKASHGEAPAEVHLSGKVRFDKDGRISRV
- the surE gene encoding 5'/3'-nucleotidase SurE; the encoded protein is MKPKILLTNDDGITSTGLWAAYEALAPIADVTVVAPATQQSAVGRSISIFEPIRANRVTMNGVPAYSVGGKPTDSVIIGLFALRLNPDLVVSGINIGENLSYESIMTSGTVGAALEASNQGVPSLAFSLQVEDQGDKFDDPSRITDRFFDAKRVVREVCERILANGFPGNAHVVNVNIPTPVRGGYEITRLAEKLFYTGVEERLDPRGRPYYWIDGPLHEDAEEGTDVHAVQKGNISITPITLDCTAFRATDELRGIFDGMNI
- a CDS encoding hydantoinase/oxoprolinase family protein, with protein sequence MIGIDIGGANLKVVDDAGVHIHYCPLWQGAPLAELLEQYAGPAAVVMSGELADCFASKIEGIRWIVGAVQGVIPGAAFYGTDAAFHTRPVPALAAANWLASADYLREEYADAVLLDVGSTTADIIPLNCFENLKGLTDTRRLQKQYLVYTGMLRTNVATLLSSVTLDGTVTPVSTEYFAASADAHLVLGHIAPEDYTSPAPDNGEKTAEAALRRLARVVCADLEEIGREGALEIARQFWETQRTLIARAVERALIQSGAGRVITAGIGSDLFSRELGGVTLEGEIGEVSDALPAYAVREVALRRADGN
- the fdhF gene encoding formate dehydrogenase subunit alpha, with protein sequence MTLEYVATTCPYCGTGCSFNLVVKDGKVVGTAPYRRSPVNEGKVCPKGTYAHEFVNSPDRLTKPLIKKDGKFVEATWDEAYNLIAQKFKSYKPDEFAALSSARVSNEENYLLMKFARGVMKSRHIDHCARLCHASTVAGLAAAFGSGAMTNSILDIADSKCVFVLGSNTFEQHPLIGRKIVQAKQKGAKVIYADPRYTATARQADLYMPFVSGSDVAILNCMMQQIIKNGWEDKEFVANRTKDYEKLKEVVMKDAYSLENVSKISGIPVESLKTAAEWFGTTKPGAILYSMGITQHTVGVDNVKSVANIQMLTGNLGKPGAGVNALRGQNNVQGACDMGALPVVFTGYQKVIDEAAHKKFADAWGFPDGICEPKNGYEVTVMMDVLTDKPGELKCMYIMGENPMLSDPDLTHVKHAIENLEFLVVQDIFLTETAEMADVVLPAACYAERNGTQTSTERRVQMWRKAQDPPGEAKEDWQIISELAAKMGYAKQFPYQSAEEIFNEVAAVTPSYHGMNYERLSKPEALHWPCPSADHPGTPILHTAKFAHPDGLGVFTPIEWKPPAEVPDAEYPFVLTTGRVLWHWHTGTMTRRSATLDAEVPTGWIEINPEDAKALGIKDKEKVRAITRRGSVDVPARVTKDIMKGIMFMPFHFKECAANVLTNNALDPIAKIPEFKACAVKVEKITEA